Sequence from the Primulina huaijiensis isolate GDHJ02 chromosome 16, ASM1229523v2, whole genome shotgun sequence genome:
TGCCATGATACCGTAAAGTTGACAACCAGAGAACAGTACAAGTTCCAAAAACTGACCTTGAGGCTTGGGAATTGATGTGTTAGTAAAAATTACTTGGCTTGGAGTGCATATAATGTCGACAGGGACGTCGTGAACCAACAGTTTCTCAATTGGTATGTCATCAACTAGTTGTTCGTCATGCACTGTAAACGCATACATCATGTAATAAATAATACGCACTTTAAACATTTTTCAGAgattcagtaaaaaaaaaaaaacccatcatATTCAAGAAAATCTTACAAGATGTGATCACCGGTGTCGAGTCATCTATCGCATCCATGTATCGTAGCATGCCATATTCAAGCTCTGCAAATCCCTGcatcgatatttttttttaccatgaACATTCTACTGTAGTGGTTCCAACTTGAAGAATTAAAAGCCTGATGGTTGACTTTATAAATAGAAGAAAGGAATATGCTACAACCTCACCCTTCCCAAGTCTTGCACCGGTCTTCGGATCAACAGCAACAGAACCAATGACAATCAAGTCCACTTTTATCTTCTCCTCCAGACCAATGGGTTTTCCATATTTAGCTACTCCCACCGATGTACATGCCTCCTTGATGGTGCTTGGGCTTAACACGGAGTATTCAAGAATGGAGAAAAACCCAGTCCGCAGACGTGGCTGTGGTGTTAACAGCTTCTTCCCACCTGGTTGAACATTGCAAGCATCAGAACTTCAGCACGATGGCCAGTAGCCAACCAAGACAGGGTTCAATTGCTTCATAAATGTATGTTTTCCCTAGTAAATACACTAAATTGCTGATACTACTCCAGTTCGCTGCCCTTGATCTCACTCAAGCACGCGCATAGAATGAACATGATCTATATGTTCACACAAAATATTACCACGAAACCAAGTGGAACAGCACCGGAACTAAGATGTCAAAAGGGCCCGAGGAGGGGGCAAGAGTGAAAAAGGACTCCTCAATTGACTTATAAATGCGAAACTTGAAATTAGACAAAAGGTctgcataaaaattaaaactttttcTGCTGGACTCCCTCCACCGCTATTGGATCAACCATTGCCGGATACATATGGTACAACAAATGAATTAGTTGCGATTTTAACTCAACTCCAGCTAAactataaatgaaaaaaaattatcagtGAAAAGGACTAACCATTAAGTGTAAGGAATCTCACTTGCTTTTGTGGTGTATCTGGATTAACTTTTACGCATGTAGCCTCCTTAAACACCTCCAGTTCACTTAACTGCCACACCTCTTTGaacaaaaatcacaaaatcgtacaaaattttcaaactcaatAATTTGAACTTCAGTAGTAAATAAGTTACTTTTCCAGCGGCAATGTGGGATCCAATGAAATTGGGAATCCGATGATGAACTGGCCTGGGGAACTGCGCAATGTTCCGTGCCTCCATCAAGTCCCATATCCGTTTCCTAATGATCCATTTCCACGCCTTCGGATCTTCCGGATCTTGTGCCTCCTTTTCGGAACTTTCCGCC
This genomic interval carries:
- the LOC140961555 gene encoding LOW QUALITY PROTEIN: 5-formyltetrahydrofolate cyclo-ligase-like protein COG0212 (The sequence of the model RefSeq protein was modified relative to this genomic sequence to represent the inferred CDS: deleted 1 base in 1 codon), whose protein sequence is MDVLLPKHCSSFPIASKHAFKFSSIHRAKALHFPLLFNLEKSRNYSNAVRRNEPTFNEEAYEAERLSLDAAARKLMAESSEKEAQDPEDPKAWKWIIRKRIWDLMEARNIAQFPRPVHHRIPNFIGSHIAAGKLSELEVFKEATCVKVNPDTPQKQVRFLTLNGGKKLLTPQPRLRTGFFSILEYSVLSPSTIKEACTSVGVAKYGKPIGLEEKIKVDLIVIGSVAVDPKTGARLGKGEGFAELEYGMLRYMDAIDDSTPVITSLHDEQLVDDIPIEKLLVHDVPVDIICTPSQVIFTNTSIPKPQGIYWDKLSPEKLGQIRILRQLKTKIERESGQKLPCGPSEKLPPTARRIS